The sequence below is a genomic window from Ipomoea triloba cultivar NCNSP0323 chromosome 2, ASM357664v1.
AGTCTAGCTaaggagtaatatatataatgtagtttcttcatttctttttactgtttaatcttataattttctttttttgaaaagattACACTGCACAATTCATCAAATTCTCAAAACCCCATAAATAGATACAGTTCAATTTCCAACTCTCCAAGGACATTTTAGTAAAACCCCATCTTCTTCATATTCAAGACTTCAACCCATAGCCAGCTGTGCTAAATCTTCATTACTGTCAACAATTGTGCCTTTGCATTCCAATACTGTCAGCATCTTGAATAGACAACTCCTCTCTAAGATGTTTTCAGGctgataaaacaaaaacatagagCATTGATAaacttaaaaaaagaaaaaaagaaaaaaaaagaaaaagaaaaagagacgATAATGGAAAAACGAATCATATATATTTGGTGGAGGTAGTACTTAttccaataaaaaaattaatttgagaaaaaaattactctgtatttttgtttttgttctcattgtgatattttattttacacacAATTTGAGAGAAATGACATTAATTGAATTCTTATATTACCCACATATAACTTTATTATGTAGGAGTTTTGAGTCTTTGTACTAAGTATtctcaataatttatttatcaataaccaaacaatagaagtaatattctttttttttttttccttttccattagcTAAAAGGGCCGTAAATGGCCAATTACCATGTAGTGTGATGtcattaccattccaaatggtgGTCATAGTTCGAACCCCGGTGGGTGGAGGCTTAGATTATTTAGGttgaaaatatttgagaaagtataaaacatatactaccttgtgatttaaaaaaaaaaaaaaacatatactaccttgtaaaaaattatgatttttttttaaaggagagGAATTTGAGTAGCTTTCTCTTAATTTGGTTGAACAATTGTCTAAATAGATTCTCCTCATGCTGAAAGGGTGGCATTGATGATGAATCTTGTAAGTAGTAGGCATTTGAGTAGCTTTCTCTTAATTTGGTTGAACAATTGTCTAAGTATATTCAAGGGTGGCATTGATGATGAATTTGCCATCTCCTCCATTGgtcttctttattattttttggtaaaGTTGTATTTTTGTCATTCGGTTATATATAAATTAGATCAAATAAGCTTAAGTTACCCGTATATAAGTCATTGTTGATTGTTACTATAAACATGGATTGTCGTAAAATATCATTGAACGGAGAATCGTGAAATATCATTGAACCGAGAAAAATTAGCAGCCGACGATCGATCGCCAGTCGCCCCTATTTGAAGAAGGTGACCCAGTAATTGTCTTCCCCAGGCGAAGGCAACCCCGATGTGGTCGCCTTCTCCTCGAATGAAGCTTGCGGACGACGAAAGTAGACAATGCTTGCCGGAGTTTTAAGAATTTACACTTTTGTATGAAGTTTgaaggcttatttgaccatttgcTAATATTTCGTTAGTAACTAAAAATCAATCTAATCTAGAAATGAGAAATGAAGATAGAAAGATAAGTATAAAGATGGTGAAGATAAAGAACCATCTATTTTGCACATAATTAATACCTAACACCTAATTTGCACATAATTGGCCCCTCTTAAACACCAAATTGTGTACAATATTAGGCTCTATGTATTAATTCTTCATTTCctctaaatattaattatttacagGCTTACAGCAATGCATTCCAGGCTAAAATGCAATTAGGGAAAACAAATTTGGGCAAATTGTTTCTCCCCTACTCAACATATCTCAATGACCCTCTAAAAGACTAGCCTGGTTGCCTACTGATACCTCAGTAGAGCATATTGAGCATCTACTGTGTAGACAAATACCACCTTCATTGCCAAGCTGCATTTCCTCTCTGTCAGGATCTCTGGTTTCAATTCCAGCACTGGAACAGTGAGGAGACAGGTTCAGTTTACAATGATCTCCGACGATGGCCACATCGACTTCCTTTGATCCTGTTTTGTGCATCTCTTCCAGATTACTAAGGTTCCTAGgcaaagaatttttaaaaaatttttttttttttgaaacaatcgAATGTTGTGTTCTGTCTCAACTGAAAGCAGAAGCTGATAGTTAGACTGCACAGGCCAAATGcccaattccttttttttttttttatggactcTAAGCAACTAATGGTCTATTATTTGGGTGGGGTTGACTCCTCTAATACCTTGAATGACGTGTTTTGTCTtaaaaagtctaaactgataagttgaattacacatttattatttatgataaaatatatgCCGAACAGAAACAAGggagaaagagaaaataatgCTTCACCTGTCGGCTGGTCAGCCTCGAGAGCTTCATACAAAGGCTTCTTTAGCCACACGGTTCCTGGAAACACCATCAGGTTGTCGTTGCTCATGCTCTTTTTCTCCTCGTCTTCCAAGGGTGAGAAACCAAAACCCTGTGTCCACATCTTCACCAGACTAGGAATGGCAGATATCACGAGTGTCTCAACCTTGAAAGATTTCAACATCTGGAGACACAGTCAAGTTAATGCGTGCGAGTACATAATGCATAAGCTTTAAAACATCAAATCCCCAGGGAATTTGAGAATAACTACTGAATGGTTTAAGATATTTGGGTTTTCCAGAAGAAAAAGATACCTTCTCTATACAATCCATCAGCCTCCGGCACAGTCCCTGGCGGCGGTATTTGCTGCATGTTGCGATCAAGGGCATCTCTGCAACTGTAGCCCGGTGGATCCTGTTTCCACATCAACATAAAGAGGTAATCTTCACAAAGCATATTGTATCAAGCAgacagaaagaaagaaagctAATAGAGGAATCTGAATGCGTATGATGAACAGTGATTCAATTTGGTAACCCTCTATTGCAAATATATTGTAATAAATTGACTTTATAATGTCAAATCCACCATTCCTTCATTTTGagaacaattaatttttttacatcACTCAAGGACAGATAACTTGCACAGTAGTTGCACACGCTAGCAGCCAGTATGGTTCTTTTTATTGGTTGGAGTTATTGTTTTATGTAAATACATTAACATGGGTTTGCACCTCCTTTTACGTGCCTGtagtaaaatatttagtaaaaGAACCATGCACTGTAAGTTACCTGATCGATGCGACAGATACCAAAACATCATCTTGCTCCAGGACCACAGTGTAAAACCCATAGTAGTTTAGGCGCGGGAACTGTGATCTGCAGAGAAGCATGTCAATCTataaataattctttaaatcatcaataataatgAAGTTGCAATTCAGATTTTCCTGGTTAAATAAACCACAGAACTCTGGTACACTGGTTAGATGATGATTATAGAATTCAGATTTCCCTGGTTAAATAAGCATGGATGATAATTCAATATGCAAGCACACAAGATGCACTCACCCCCAGTTGTAGATTACTTGTGGCATCATGTCTATGCCCGTTTTAGGATCCACCATTGGAAGAAAGCATTCCTCCATAATTGTGAGGGCAACTGCTAACTTCGAGTTGCATTCTGCATTTAATGCAACATACTGCTGACCAGGATGAATCTTCTGGTCGTATGGGTTGCACCTCAACAGTGCCCAGGAGAAGCCATCAGGAAGCAGATGCACTTCTCCAATAAGGGAACTAAGACCCGAGTAAACCTGCATAATGTTATAGGTCAGTTTGAAAAGATAGATAAAAAATGATAACTAAAAGTTGTAAATTCTAAGTTGGTCATTTAGAAAGATCTGCAGTAACAttgatttttattatgttaCGATCAAAAGCTAAATGAAAATATCCCCATCAACAGgcattttataattaagattctcataaatatgtaaaattccttgattacaacaacttttttttaaacaaaagctgataaattaatggaaaaagtgccaaataggccactgaaccagAGACCAAAAGTCCAATTGAGCCACTAAACCAAAAAAGAGTTCAAATGGGCCATTGAACCACATACCAAAGTCCAATTGAGCCATGAACCAAAAAAGAGTTCAATTAAACCACTCAACATTCAAAAGtaatccaattttttttcatataattggatgacttttgaattttgaatggtttaattgaacttttttatgGTTCAATGGCTCAATTAGACTTTGGTCTCTGGTTCAATTTCCTATTTGAACTCTTTTTTGGTTTAGTGGCTCAATTGAATTTTGCTCTCTGGTTAAGTGGCCTATTTGGCCCTTTTTCTAAATTTATCTTTGACTAATTTAATACTACGTAGCATTTACTGATATACTGAGCCTTTTCATatcaaatgaaaaaagaaataaatatgccGCAGAGGAAACATATCTCAGTGTTTATTGCATTCAAGACATACAGTAGCAAACTCCTTTTAATACTAACACCTCaagatcaaatattcaaatactACAGAAAATATTATGTTTACCTTCTCACACCGTTCACCACACAACCAGATTTCAGAGGCCACTCCACGTTTGAAGCCCTTGTGCTTCAAGCATGCCTTGTGGTCTGTTCACAGTTATCAAGATATCCCAGGAATTCAATAAAAGATAAGGAAAACAACATAGACAATTtactataaaacaaaaataggaaaataataaaagaaaaccaTAAATATAGAATAAGACTCATGAATAATGCAAGGCAGATCTGGTAATGCACAACTTCACAGGAACACTTACACTGATGTTCGCACTGCATGCATTTCATTGCACTAGAGGATGAAGAGCTCTCACTAGCTTTAACTACATCCTTACAGATCTGGCACGTGCAACGTGGACAGTACCAACTCCCTTCTGGAATTTCCTGAagccaaaaataataatatgaatttaTGAACCACATAATAGTTATACAGAAAGCGTGTCTTTATgccaaatttcatatttaaaagaggggaaaaaaagaaaaaagaaaaaagagagacaTAAAACTGTGAAGTAATAGGAATTGTCCACAAAGCTAGCACAGGTGTGTGATCAAAGTATTAGGGTTACATCATAAATCTGTCGAATGAA
It includes:
- the LOC116010156 gene encoding increased DNA methylation 1-like codes for the protein MLFPEEIYNLRDDGFEGSSNEHQIFTEVFFENSERKKKCHVAGLVNFESDDSKETTPSCFPGSGNSAFVVQKDSYCKIEEISGVKKLGEKRLMPSMDIINGPAPKYRKVSGNEKDMLASDSKARFSEINRKGPCGKSGSKKLKKYCLEDDDLLISAFIKKPTSKSANNRPSGKPKPLRKHKSKKDGCRLLLQSLNRGGKNFVEGEWPSVALRNVLSWMIYFGVVCIGEVIQYRNLKDDSVVKAGVITRDGILCHCCGEELSITKFKRHAGFKLKNSCLNLFLESGKPLMLCQLEAWSAEYKAKKAGLQTVQFDETDQNDDSCGHCGGGGELICCDNCPSTFHQACLYAQEIPEGSWYCPRCTCQICKDVVKASESSSSSSAMKCMQCEHQYHKACLKHKGFKRGVASEIWLCGERCEKVYSGLSSLIGEVHLLPDGFSWALLRCNPYDQKIHPGQQYVALNAECNSKLAVALTIMEECFLPMVDPKTGIDMMPQVIYNWGSQFPRLNYYGFYTVVLEQDDVLVSVASIRIHRATVAEMPLIATCSKYRRQGLCRRLMDCIEKMLKSFKVETLVISAIPSLVKMWTQGFGFSPLEDEEKKSMSNDNLMVFPGTVWLKKPLYEALEADQPTGSKEVDVAIVGDHCKLNLSPHCSSAGIETRDPDREEMQLGNEGGICLHSRCSICSTEVSVGNQASLLEGH